The following are from one region of the Amblyraja radiata isolate CabotCenter1 chromosome 46, sAmbRad1.1.pri, whole genome shotgun sequence genome:
- the LOC116968831 gene encoding nascent polypeptide-associated complex subunit alpha, muscle-specific form isoform X12 — MPGEATETVPATEQEMQQPQAETAEDHSDVNTSPAPGGESTVLSGITPATDATVTELASEASKMEATTENAVSREPSAGSGAPASEAPAVPDAVQVPVSPVSPEKSVQTAAAIETCSEHESVSSASEYIQAECDSSGASKMELSAATDLHGPDLQLPSPQTVNEQPSPLLPSPVLPPVQSPSELFPSSIPVLSSEVLSPPPADPTTSQLPLSPEPADVDGLPSSEMAATSVEHLSADSVVAATVKPLSLGSSQVSEQSELSRHATVSLATEVDSDLGLSPSDVADAIPIPLPAPVAPTTTSAEVVDGPSIDQLHLPTDPPNAIAIDSEVSTQLEASIMPGSVRNEEVLPDAVVPSDVIAITLPPLTDLPVSPSAGQPLADAPGIQAELSSSDSDNAATLVVTATVHPPLSGDVAFSNLADGLPASHISDDSSGLPACECVLAATSVVAANALQLPSPAGTQVATGMGMKLLPEVAEPMATISLPSQGIITALGLSLPDSVTVGERPVSTERIADLMPPPHESVGEAVQLPVPSEAANDPVPSEAASNPVPSEAARDQVPCALEGEAATDQFPCALKGETASESVPSEAASDQAPCAFEGEAASSPVPVPSETATNQVPCVLKDEATCDDELLSPLSATNQASLPNEDADKIALPPQGVCEASLVLLAFEDATDQAVLPPQHGASQVPFAPEGDAAARVPFPYEGKDQGPKTPDQLTCSTEAAPERPLLPSSDSMSSALSVDASAIEGPLSVDGTTDLPLSSTPLADTVDESSAQPPVVEAELHVPVSPCFPELPSATSDFSVGQEIPCADNAYIEQSLTVDLPASEPHSLLSHLTDQVAQCTDLLLSLDPTENSQLQSPLHATTKLPPSPRIADYSPDVPTSSELSLSSESRPVTEFPPYLIVPPAPVQLTTPSPESSSAVQIDDDDDEMPPLISAINETPLCEAPAPPVLEKAIPKISLTGKESVVKQNDEGSGTESDSDESVPELEEQDTTQSATQQAQLAAAAEIDEEPVSKAKQSRSEKKARKAMSKLGLRQVTGVTRVTIRKSKNILFVITKPDVYKSPASDTYIVFGEAKIEDLSQQAQLAAAEKFKVQGESVANIQENTQTPTVQEESEEEEVDETGVEVKDIELVMSQANVSRAKAVRALKNNNNDIVNAIMELTM; from the exons ATGCCTGGTGAAGCCACAGAAACCGTTCCTGCCACAGAGCAAGAAATGCAGCAGCCGCAAGCTGAAACAG CTGAAGATCACAGTGATGTCAACACTTCCCCTGCCCCTGGGGGAGAAAGCACTGTTCTGAGCGGAATTACTCCAGCTACCGACGCAACCGTTACTGAGCTGGCAAGTGAAGCTTCCAAGATGGAGGCCACCACTGAGAATGCAGTGTCTCGCGAGCCGTCAG CTGGGTCTGGTGCTCCTGCCTCAGAAGCTCCAGCTGTGCCTGATGCAGTCCAAGTACCTGTATCCCCCGTTTCTCCTGAGAAGTCTGTTCAAACTGCAG CTGCTATTGAAACCTGTTCTGAGCATGAATCGGTTTCCTCAGCCAGTGAGTACATTCAGGCTGAATGCGACTCCAGCGGTGCCAGTAAGATGGAACTTTCAGCTGCTACTGACTTGCATGGCCCAGATCTTCAGCTTCCATCCCCCCAAACAGTCAACGAACAACCTTCACCCCTTCTGCCTTCCCCTGTCCTACCTCCTGTCCAGTCTCCTTCAGAGCTCTTTCCATCTTCTATTCCTGTTCTTTCCTCTGAggtgctctctccccctcctgctgACCCCACCACTAGCCAACTGCCTTTGTCTCCCGAACCAGCTGATGTTGACGGGCTGCCTTCATCTGAAATGGCTGCTACTTCTGTTGAGCATTTGTCCGCTGATTCGGTTGTTGCTGCCACTGTTAAACCGTTGAGTTTGGGCAGTTCCCAAGTCAGCGAACAATCTGAGTTGTCTCGTCACGCTACTGTTTCTTTGGCCACTGAAGTAGATTCTGACCTGGGACTGTCCCCATCTGACGTTGCTGATGCTATACCTATACCTCTGCCTGCCCCTGTGGCTCCCACTACTACATCGGCTGAAGTGGTTGATGGCCCCAGCATCGATCAGTTGCACTTGCCCACTGACCCTCCAAATGCCATTGCAATAGACAGTGAGGTTTCGACTCAATTGGAGGCAAGTATTATGCCTGGGTCTGTGAGGAATGAAGAGGTCCTCCCTGATGCTGTAGTTCCCAGCGATGTTATTGCTATTACTCTGCCCCCACTCACTGACCTCCCTGTGTCCCCTTCTGCTGGGCAGCCTTTAGCTGATGCACCTGGAATCCAAGCAGAACTGTCCTCATCTGACAGTGATAACGCTGCTACCCTGGTGGTCACTGCCACTGTTCATCCACCTTTATCTGGTGATGTTGCATTTTCTAACCTTGCTGATGGACTGCCTGCATCCCACATCTCTGATGACAGCTCTGGACTTCCTGCATGTGAATGTGTTCTAGCTGCCACCTCTGTGGTTGCTGCCAATGCCCTGCAGCTGCCTTCCCCCGCTGGCACACAAGTTGCAACTGGCATGGGCATGAAGCTTTTGCCTGAAGTTGCTGAACCTATGGCCACTATATCTTTGCCCAGTCAAGGTATTATTACTGCGCTTGGGTTGTCTTTACCCGATAGTGTTACTGTTGGTGAAAGACCAGTGTCCACTGAAAGAATTGCTGACCTGATGCCTCCACCCCATGAGAGTGTAGGTGAAGCTGTGCAATTGCCTGTGCCCTCTGAGGCTGCCAACGATCCTGTGCCTTCTGAG GCTGCCAGCAATCCTGTGCCCTCTGAGGCTGCCCGCGATCAGGTCCCTTGTGCCCTTGAAGGCGAGGCTGCCACCGATCAGTTTCCTTGTGCCCTCAAAGGTGAAACTGCCAGTGAATCTGTGCCCTCTGAGGCTGCCAGTGATCAGGCCCCTTGTGCCTTTGAAGGTGAAGCTGCCAGCAGTCCTGTACCTGTGCCCTCTGAGACTGCCACCAATCAGGTGCCTTGTGTCCTCAAAGATGAGGCCACCTGTGATGATGAACTCTTGTCTCCTCTGAGTGCCACTAATCAAGCGTCTTTACCTAATGAAGATGCTGATAAAATTGCCTTGCCCCCTCAAGGCGTGTGTGAAGCTAGTCTGGTGCTTTTGGCCTTTGAGGATGCCACTGATCAGGCAGTTTTGCCTCCTCAACATGGTGCCAGTCAGGTGCCTTTTGCCCCTGAGGGTGATGCTGCAGCTCGGGTCCCCTTTCCCTATGAGGGTAAAGATCAAGGTCCCAAAACACCTGATCAATTGACTTGTTCCACTGAGGCTGCTCCCGAGCGCCCGCTCTTACCCAGCTCTGACAGTATGTCCTCTGCTCTGTCCGTTGATGCCAGTGCCATTGAAGGTCCACTTTCTGTAGATGGCACCACTGATTTGCCATTGTCTTCCACTCCTCTGGCCGACACAGTGGACGAGTCATCAGCTCAGCCTCCAGTTGTGGAAGCTGAACTTCATGTTCCTGTGTCCCCTTGCTTTCCTGAGCTGCCTTCCGCCACCTCCGATTTTTCTGTAGGTCAAGAAATCCCCTGTGCTGATAATGCTTACATTGAGCAGTCACTAACAGTAGACCTGCCTGCTTCAGAGCCTCATTCCCTGCTCTCCCATCTAACTGACCAGGTTGCTCAGTGTACTGACTTGCTTCTATCTCTTGATCCCACTGAGAATTCCCAGCTTCAATCCCCTCTGCACGCTACTACTAAGCTGCCACCCTCTCCCCGCATTGCTGATTATTCACCTGATGTACCTACATCTTCTGAACTTTCTTTATCTTCAGAATCTAGACCTGTCACTGAATTTCCTCCATATCTCAttgtcccacctgcccctgtTCAACTCACTACCCCATCCCCTGAATCATCCTCGGCTGTCCAAATTGATGACGATGATGATGAGATGCCTCCTCTGATTTCTGCGATCAACGAGACTCCCCTCTGTGAGGCTCCTGCCCCACCTGTTCTTGAGAAGGCAATTCCCAAGATTTCTCTGACTGGAAAGGAGTCGGTGGTGAAGCAAAATGATGAGG GGTCTGGGACAGAATCGGACAGCGATGAGTCGGTACCAGAACTGGAAGAACAGGATACAACGCAGTCAGCAACACAGCAAGCCCAG CTTGCAGCTGCAGCCGAAATCGATGAAGAGCCAGTTAGCAAAGCAAAACAGAGCAGAAGTGAAAAGAAGGCACGAAAA GCAATGTCAAAACTGGGTCTCCGTCAGGTTACTGGGGTAACGAGAGTCACGATAAGAAAATCGAAAAACATACTGTTTGTCATCACAAAGCCAGATGTCTACAAGAGTCCTGCATCCGATACCTATATTGTTTTTGGTGAAGCTAAG ATTGAGGATCTATCTCAGCAAGCACAGCTTGCCGCTGCAGAGAAATTCAAGGTACAGGGAGAATCTGTTGCCAATATCCAAGAAAACACACAGACTCCAACTGTACAGGAGGAGAGCGAAGAGGAAGAG gtTGATGAAACCGGTGTAGAGGTCAAGGACATAGAGCTGGTCATGTCGCAAGCCAACGTGTCCCGAGCTAAGGCTGTCCGCGCATTGAAAAATAACAACAACGATATTGTAAATGCTATTATG gagTTGACGATGTAA
- the LOC116968831 gene encoding nascent polypeptide-associated complex subunit alpha isoform X13: MPGEATETVPATEQEMQQPQAETAEDHSDVNTSPAPGGESTVLSGITPATDATVTELASEASKMEATTENAVSREPSAGSGAPASEAPAVPDAVQVPVSPVSPEKSVQTAAAIETCSEHESVSSASEYIQAECDSSGAKSRPVTEFPPYLIVPPAPVQLTTPSPESSSAVQIDDDDDEMPPLISAINETPLCEAPAPPVLEKAIPKISLTGKESVVKQNDEGSGTESDSDESVPELEEQDTTQSATQQAQLAAAAEIDEEPVSKAKQSRSEKKARKAMSKLGLRQVTGVTRVTIRKSKNILFVITKPDVYKSPASDTYIVFGEAKIEDLSQQAQLAAAEKFKVQGESVANIQENTQTPTVQEESEEEEVDETGVEVKDIELVMSQANVSRAKAVRALKNNNNDIVNAIMELTM, translated from the exons ATGCCTGGTGAAGCCACAGAAACCGTTCCTGCCACAGAGCAAGAAATGCAGCAGCCGCAAGCTGAAACAG CTGAAGATCACAGTGATGTCAACACTTCCCCTGCCCCTGGGGGAGAAAGCACTGTTCTGAGCGGAATTACTCCAGCTACCGACGCAACCGTTACTGAGCTGGCAAGTGAAGCTTCCAAGATGGAGGCCACCACTGAGAATGCAGTGTCTCGCGAGCCGTCAG CTGGGTCTGGTGCTCCTGCCTCAGAAGCTCCAGCTGTGCCTGATGCAGTCCAAGTACCTGTATCCCCCGTTTCTCCTGAGAAGTCTGTTCAAACTGCAG CTGCTATTGAAACCTGTTCTGAGCATGAATCGGTTTCCTCAGCCAGTGAGTACATTCAGGCTGAATGCGACTCCAGCGGTGCCA AATCTAGACCTGTCACTGAATTTCCTCCATATCTCAttgtcccacctgcccctgtTCAACTCACTACCCCATCCCCTGAATCATCCTCGGCTGTCCAAATTGATGACGATGATGATGAGATGCCTCCTCTGATTTCTGCGATCAACGAGACTCCCCTCTGTGAGGCTCCTGCCCCACCTGTTCTTGAGAAGGCAATTCCCAAGATTTCTCTGACTGGAAAGGAGTCGGTGGTGAAGCAAAATGATGAGG GGTCTGGGACAGAATCGGACAGCGATGAGTCGGTACCAGAACTGGAAGAACAGGATACAACGCAGTCAGCAACACAGCAAGCCCAG CTTGCAGCTGCAGCCGAAATCGATGAAGAGCCAGTTAGCAAAGCAAAACAGAGCAGAAGTGAAAAGAAGGCACGAAAA GCAATGTCAAAACTGGGTCTCCGTCAGGTTACTGGGGTAACGAGAGTCACGATAAGAAAATCGAAAAACATACTGTTTGTCATCACAAAGCCAGATGTCTACAAGAGTCCTGCATCCGATACCTATATTGTTTTTGGTGAAGCTAAG ATTGAGGATCTATCTCAGCAAGCACAGCTTGCCGCTGCAGAGAAATTCAAGGTACAGGGAGAATCTGTTGCCAATATCCAAGAAAACACACAGACTCCAACTGTACAGGAGGAGAGCGAAGAGGAAGAG gtTGATGAAACCGGTGTAGAGGTCAAGGACATAGAGCTGGTCATGTCGCAAGCCAACGTGTCCCGAGCTAAGGCTGTCCGCGCATTGAAAAATAACAACAACGATATTGTAAATGCTATTATG gagTTGACGATGTAA
- the LOC116968831 gene encoding nascent polypeptide-associated complex subunit alpha, muscle-specific form isoform X11 — MPGEATETVPATEQEMQQPQAETAEDHSDVNTSPAPGGESTVLSGITPATDATVTELASEASKMEATTENAVSREPSAGSGAPASEAPAVPDAVQVPVSPVSPEKSVQTAAAIETCSEHESVSSASEYIQAECDSSGASKMELSAATDLHGPDLQLPSPQTVNEQPSPLLPSPVLPPVQSPSELFPSSIPVLSSEVLSPPPADPTTSQLPLSPEPADVDGLPSSEMAATSVEHLSADSVVAATVKPLSLGSSQVSEQSELSRHATVSLATEVDSDLGLSPSDVADAIPIPLPAPVAPTTTSAEVVDGPSIDQLHLPTDPPNAIAIDSEVSTQLEASIMPGSVRNEEVLPDAVVPSDVIAITLPPLTDLPVSPSAGQPLADAPGIQAELSSSDSDNAATLVVTATVHPPLSGDVAFSNLADGLPASHISDDSSGLPACECVLAATSVVAANALQLPSPAGTQVATGMGMKLLPEVAEPMATISLPSQGIITALGLSLPDSVTVGERPVSTERIADLMPPPHESVGEAVQLPVPSEAANDPVPSEAASDHVPSEAASNPVPSEAARDQVPCALEGEAATDQFPCALKGETASESVPSEAASDQAPCAFEGEAASSPVPVPSETATNQVPCVLKDEATCDDELLSPLSATNQASLPNEDADKIALPPQGVCEASLVLLAFEDATDQAVLPPQHGASQVPFAPEGDAAARVPFPYEGKDQGPKTPDQLTCSTEAAPERPLLPSSDSMSSALSVDASAIEGPLSVDGTTDLPLSSTPLADTVDESSAQPPVVEAELHVPVSPCFPELPSATSDFSVGQEIPCADNAYIEQSLTVDLPASEPHSLLSHLTDQVAQCTDLLLSLDPTENSQLQSPLHATTKLPPSPRIADYSPDVPTSSELSLSSESRPVTEFPPYLIVPPAPVQLTTPSPESSSAVQIDDDDDEMPPLISAINETPLCEAPAPPVLEKAIPKISLTGKESVVKQNDEGSGTESDSDESVPELEEQDTTQSATQQAQLAAAAEIDEEPVSKAKQSRSEKKARKAMSKLGLRQVTGVTRVTIRKSKNILFVITKPDVYKSPASDTYIVFGEAKIEDLSQQAQLAAAEKFKVQGESVANIQENTQTPTVQEESEEEEVDETGVEVKDIELVMSQANVSRAKAVRALKNNNNDIVNAIMELTM; from the exons ATGCCTGGTGAAGCCACAGAAACCGTTCCTGCCACAGAGCAAGAAATGCAGCAGCCGCAAGCTGAAACAG CTGAAGATCACAGTGATGTCAACACTTCCCCTGCCCCTGGGGGAGAAAGCACTGTTCTGAGCGGAATTACTCCAGCTACCGACGCAACCGTTACTGAGCTGGCAAGTGAAGCTTCCAAGATGGAGGCCACCACTGAGAATGCAGTGTCTCGCGAGCCGTCAG CTGGGTCTGGTGCTCCTGCCTCAGAAGCTCCAGCTGTGCCTGATGCAGTCCAAGTACCTGTATCCCCCGTTTCTCCTGAGAAGTCTGTTCAAACTGCAG CTGCTATTGAAACCTGTTCTGAGCATGAATCGGTTTCCTCAGCCAGTGAGTACATTCAGGCTGAATGCGACTCCAGCGGTGCCAGTAAGATGGAACTTTCAGCTGCTACTGACTTGCATGGCCCAGATCTTCAGCTTCCATCCCCCCAAACAGTCAACGAACAACCTTCACCCCTTCTGCCTTCCCCTGTCCTACCTCCTGTCCAGTCTCCTTCAGAGCTCTTTCCATCTTCTATTCCTGTTCTTTCCTCTGAggtgctctctccccctcctgctgACCCCACCACTAGCCAACTGCCTTTGTCTCCCGAACCAGCTGATGTTGACGGGCTGCCTTCATCTGAAATGGCTGCTACTTCTGTTGAGCATTTGTCCGCTGATTCGGTTGTTGCTGCCACTGTTAAACCGTTGAGTTTGGGCAGTTCCCAAGTCAGCGAACAATCTGAGTTGTCTCGTCACGCTACTGTTTCTTTGGCCACTGAAGTAGATTCTGACCTGGGACTGTCCCCATCTGACGTTGCTGATGCTATACCTATACCTCTGCCTGCCCCTGTGGCTCCCACTACTACATCGGCTGAAGTGGTTGATGGCCCCAGCATCGATCAGTTGCACTTGCCCACTGACCCTCCAAATGCCATTGCAATAGACAGTGAGGTTTCGACTCAATTGGAGGCAAGTATTATGCCTGGGTCTGTGAGGAATGAAGAGGTCCTCCCTGATGCTGTAGTTCCCAGCGATGTTATTGCTATTACTCTGCCCCCACTCACTGACCTCCCTGTGTCCCCTTCTGCTGGGCAGCCTTTAGCTGATGCACCTGGAATCCAAGCAGAACTGTCCTCATCTGACAGTGATAACGCTGCTACCCTGGTGGTCACTGCCACTGTTCATCCACCTTTATCTGGTGATGTTGCATTTTCTAACCTTGCTGATGGACTGCCTGCATCCCACATCTCTGATGACAGCTCTGGACTTCCTGCATGTGAATGTGTTCTAGCTGCCACCTCTGTGGTTGCTGCCAATGCCCTGCAGCTGCCTTCCCCCGCTGGCACACAAGTTGCAACTGGCATGGGCATGAAGCTTTTGCCTGAAGTTGCTGAACCTATGGCCACTATATCTTTGCCCAGTCAAGGTATTATTACTGCGCTTGGGTTGTCTTTACCCGATAGTGTTACTGTTGGTGAAAGACCAGTGTCCACTGAAAGAATTGCTGACCTGATGCCTCCACCCCATGAGAGTGTAGGTGAAGCTGTGCAATTGCCTGTGCCCTCTGAGGCTGCCAACGATCCTGTGCCTTCTGAG GCTGCCAGCGATCATGTGCCCTCTGAG GCTGCCAGCAATCCTGTGCCCTCTGAGGCTGCCCGCGATCAGGTCCCTTGTGCCCTTGAAGGCGAGGCTGCCACCGATCAGTTTCCTTGTGCCCTCAAAGGTGAAACTGCCAGTGAATCTGTGCCCTCTGAGGCTGCCAGTGATCAGGCCCCTTGTGCCTTTGAAGGTGAAGCTGCCAGCAGTCCTGTACCTGTGCCCTCTGAGACTGCCACCAATCAGGTGCCTTGTGTCCTCAAAGATGAGGCCACCTGTGATGATGAACTCTTGTCTCCTCTGAGTGCCACTAATCAAGCGTCTTTACCTAATGAAGATGCTGATAAAATTGCCTTGCCCCCTCAAGGCGTGTGTGAAGCTAGTCTGGTGCTTTTGGCCTTTGAGGATGCCACTGATCAGGCAGTTTTGCCTCCTCAACATGGTGCCAGTCAGGTGCCTTTTGCCCCTGAGGGTGATGCTGCAGCTCGGGTCCCCTTTCCCTATGAGGGTAAAGATCAAGGTCCCAAAACACCTGATCAATTGACTTGTTCCACTGAGGCTGCTCCCGAGCGCCCGCTCTTACCCAGCTCTGACAGTATGTCCTCTGCTCTGTCCGTTGATGCCAGTGCCATTGAAGGTCCACTTTCTGTAGATGGCACCACTGATTTGCCATTGTCTTCCACTCCTCTGGCCGACACAGTGGACGAGTCATCAGCTCAGCCTCCAGTTGTGGAAGCTGAACTTCATGTTCCTGTGTCCCCTTGCTTTCCTGAGCTGCCTTCCGCCACCTCCGATTTTTCTGTAGGTCAAGAAATCCCCTGTGCTGATAATGCTTACATTGAGCAGTCACTAACAGTAGACCTGCCTGCTTCAGAGCCTCATTCCCTGCTCTCCCATCTAACTGACCAGGTTGCTCAGTGTACTGACTTGCTTCTATCTCTTGATCCCACTGAGAATTCCCAGCTTCAATCCCCTCTGCACGCTACTACTAAGCTGCCACCCTCTCCCCGCATTGCTGATTATTCACCTGATGTACCTACATCTTCTGAACTTTCTTTATCTTCAGAATCTAGACCTGTCACTGAATTTCCTCCATATCTCAttgtcccacctgcccctgtTCAACTCACTACCCCATCCCCTGAATCATCCTCGGCTGTCCAAATTGATGACGATGATGATGAGATGCCTCCTCTGATTTCTGCGATCAACGAGACTCCCCTCTGTGAGGCTCCTGCCCCACCTGTTCTTGAGAAGGCAATTCCCAAGATTTCTCTGACTGGAAAGGAGTCGGTGGTGAAGCAAAATGATGAGG GGTCTGGGACAGAATCGGACAGCGATGAGTCGGTACCAGAACTGGAAGAACAGGATACAACGCAGTCAGCAACACAGCAAGCCCAG CTTGCAGCTGCAGCCGAAATCGATGAAGAGCCAGTTAGCAAAGCAAAACAGAGCAGAAGTGAAAAGAAGGCACGAAAA GCAATGTCAAAACTGGGTCTCCGTCAGGTTACTGGGGTAACGAGAGTCACGATAAGAAAATCGAAAAACATACTGTTTGTCATCACAAAGCCAGATGTCTACAAGAGTCCTGCATCCGATACCTATATTGTTTTTGGTGAAGCTAAG ATTGAGGATCTATCTCAGCAAGCACAGCTTGCCGCTGCAGAGAAATTCAAGGTACAGGGAGAATCTGTTGCCAATATCCAAGAAAACACACAGACTCCAACTGTACAGGAGGAGAGCGAAGAGGAAGAG gtTGATGAAACCGGTGTAGAGGTCAAGGACATAGAGCTGGTCATGTCGCAAGCCAACGTGTCCCGAGCTAAGGCTGTCCGCGCATTGAAAAATAACAACAACGATATTGTAAATGCTATTATG gagTTGACGATGTAA